One region of Primulina tabacum isolate GXHZ01 chromosome 17, ASM2559414v2, whole genome shotgun sequence genomic DNA includes:
- the LOC142530623 gene encoding LOW QUALITY PROTEIN: cyclin-dependent kinase F-4-like (The sequence of the model RefSeq protein was modified relative to this genomic sequence to represent the inferred CDS: substituted 2 bases at 2 genomic stop codons) — protein MRRSCARMKLECPPHRTAPFPSRIVNTLCSIFITSSRATIPDSEGLLHLLVAYISGEIKSMDYSNTRHHEHCTYNFLEKVGCGSYGNAWKAVNKQSGEVVAIKKLKTKYRSWEQCMNLREVKMLRAMNHSNIIKLKEVIQEYGDLYFVFEYMDCNLLQVIDNSRKRFSESEVRIWSFQVFEGLAHMHQRGYFHRDLKPENLLASKDLIKFADLGMACEIESHPLFTYYVTTRWYRAPEVLLPSPTYGPPVDVYTTQINMWAMGAIMAELFTLRVLFPGSTESNELHKISCVIGSPTKNEWPEGLELAKAMNYKFPQMSVPGFHLSTSIPGISKDAIDLIKFTSFSRXIYSLCAXDLSKRPTAIEALRRPFFQSCYYFLPFLSYEDALQNSPHPDIEDHHIIMV, from the exons ATGCGCAGAAGTTGTGCGAGAATGAAGCTAGAGTGCCCACCACATCGAACCGCCCCCTTTCCCAGCCGCATCGTAAATACTTTGTGTTCAATCTTTATCACTTCATCACGTGCTACCATCCCAGATAGTGAGGGCCTACTCCATCTGCTTGTAGCATACATTTCTGGCGAGATTAAATCGATGGACTATTCCAATACCAGGC ATCACGAGCATTGCACGTACAATTTTCTTGAGAAAGTTGGCTGTGGTTCATATGGAAATGCTTGGAAGGCTGTGAATAAGCAATCTGGTGAAGT TGTTGCGATTAAGAAGCTGAAAACAAAATATCGTTCGTGGGAACAGTGCATGAACCTGAGAGAAGTCAAG ATGCTGAGAGCAATGAACCATTCAAATATAATAAAGCTCAAAGAAGTTATCCAGGAATATGGTGACTtgtattttgtttttgaatacaTG GACTGCAATCTACTTCAAGTAATTGACAACAGTCGAAAACGATTTTCTGAATCTGAAGTGAGAATATGGAGCTTCCAAGTATTTGAAGGTCTTGCACACATGCATCAACGTGGATACTTCCATCGTGACCTCAAACCAG AAAACTTGTTGGCATCAAAAGATCTCATAAAATTTGCTGATCTTGGTATGGCCTGTGAGATTGAGTCTCACCCTCTATTTACATATTATGTCACAACACGCT GGTATCGGGCCCCTGAAGTTCTACTTCCTTCTCCAACTTATGGTCCACCAGTCGATGTGTATACGACACAAATTA ACATGTGGGCTATGGGTGCTATAATGGCTGAACTGTTTACTCTTCGTGTTCTGTTTCCGGGCTCAAC TGAATCAAATGAACTTCATAAAATAAGTTGCGTAATAGGGAGTCCGACCAAGAATGAATGGCCGGAGGGCCTTGAACTCGCTAAAGCCATGAATTACAAGTTTCCGCAGATGAGT gTTCCTGGTTTCCACCTTTCGACATCGATACCAGGCATTAGTAAAGACGCGATTGATCTTATTAAA TTCACAAGTTTTTCCCGCTAAATATATTCTCTTTGTGCTTGAGATCTATCCAAGAGGCCTACAGCGATAGAGGCTCTTCGACGCCCTTTTTTCCAG AGTTGCTACTACTTCCTGCCATTTTTAAGCTATGAAGATGCTCTTCAAAATTCACCTCATCCAGATATTGAAGACCACCACATTATCATGGTGTAG